CCACACGGGATCAAGCACCCTCACCTCGATGGTGCCCAGCCTGCGGGTGATGATCAGGTCCTGAAACCTTTTGTAGGGGTCATCGGTCAGGCCTCCCAGGGCATAAGAAGCGTGCATGCGGTAACTCTGCCCGAACACTTCTGTGCCTTTGAAGGGACTGGAAGAGGTGGCCAGGGCCAGCACAGGAAGAAAATAGGCCACATTCTGGTAAATGCGTTCCTGTTCTCTGGCTTCAACACCCAGGTGGATGTGCAGACCAGCGGTGTTGTTGATGTCGTCCCGCTGGAACATCCCTGTGGGTGCAATCAGTCCCTGAGGGATCACCATGCTGACCTGGGAACGCAATTGCTTCAGGGTGTGCAGCAGGTCCTGTATGGAAGTGCACACAGGAGTGGAAACCTCCAGGGCGCTCATCAGGCCCTGCTTTGCCCCTTCGCCCCGCGAGAAATTGCTGGCGCTGTGTGTGAAATAGTAAGCGGGGTCTTTCCTGAGCAGTCTGGCCAGATGGGTGAGGCCAATCATGTGGGGCCTGCCCTGATACAGCACAAAAAATTCTTCTTCCAGCCCAAGGGTCAGCGTCATGACCAACAAGTATACCGAAAGCCCCCGGGCAAGATGATGCATTTCACCCGAAAAATCCAGCGCTGAACCAGAAAAAGCAGTTTGCATCTGCTTTTCATTCAACCTCACCTGAAAGTTTGTTATAAATCAGAGTCGTGAAGAGGTTTACCCCTTTGAAAGGAAAATTCAAAATCCGTCTGCAGCGGGACCGCTGGAATCCACTGAACACCCTGATTTTTGTGCTGATTTTCTGTCTTTTTCTTGCGGCTGGAATCAATGGCTGGGGTTTTCTGTTCACCGGAAAATGGGTTGTTGCAGGCGTGGAACATGCCGCCAAACAACTTCCAGACCACGCTCCTGTGCGTGGCAAGGTGCTCATCCTCTCCCCTCACCCCGACGATGAAACACTGGCTGCTGGTGGGCTGATTCAGGATGTTTTGCAACACGATGGGGATGTGGTTGTCATCTTTCTGACCAATGGAGATGGTTTTCCCTGGGACGCCCGTTATTCCAGTGGCAAATTGATGGTCAATGCCAGCGTGTATCTGAAACTGGGTCGGGAGCGGCAAAACGAGGCCACCCTGGCCACCAACACCCTGGGGGTGCCTGCCAGAAACGTGTATTTTCTGGGGTTTCCAGATCGGGGCTTGCGCAGTGTGTACCTCACCAATTATCTGATTCCCTTCAAGAGCAGGTACACCCAGGTGGACCATGTGCCTTACGCCAATGCCTACAAACCCGGCAGCCCTTACACCGGGCAGGAGCTGGAAAAGCAGGTGCTGGCCATTGCCCGCAAATTCAACCCGGATGTGATCATGGCCCCCACCCCTCTGGACCAGCATCCTGACCACCAGGCCACCTCTTACATGTCCAGTCGGGTGCTCAGCGAGTTGCCACACACAAAGATCCTGTATTATCTGGTGCACGGCGGGGTGGAATGGCCCCTTCCCAAGGGCTACCATCCTGATTTGCCCCTCAGTCCACCTGCAGAGACCATTCAGGGCATTGAATGGCAGAAGTATCCCCTCACCTCTGCGCAACAAAAACAGAAGTACAGGGCCATGCTGTTCTACAAATCCCAGGTGCAAATTCTGGGCCGTTTCATGCAGGCTTTCAGCCGGGAAAATGAACTGGTTCTCCCCCCAGTGATGGATGTGCACAATGATCGAACAAACCCCTGACGGCAGCCTGACCGTCTTCAGCGAAAAATACCAGCAACATTACCACTCCAGCCACGGTGCCCAGACCCAGGCCAACGTGGTGTACCTGCAAGGGTCCAGGACCCACCTGCATCCTGCTCCAAAAGTGCTGGAAGTGGGCTTCGGGGTGGCCATGAATTTTCTGACCACCTTGCAGGACGCCGTTTCCAGAGGGGTTCCTTTGCATTATCTGGCTTTTGAATTTGACCCGGTTCCTGCAGAAATGCTGAGGGAATACACCCAGGCCCACCCGATGTCCGGTCATGCGGTCTGGCAAAAGGTGCTGGAATTGTGGGGCCAATCTTTTCAATTTGTCCTTGAGAACATCACTGTAGAGGTGCGGGTGGAAGATGTCACCCGTGCAGAATTCCCTGAAGATTGGGCCACGGGCTTTTATCTGGATGGCTTTTCAATTGCAGTCAATCCCGAGGTCTGGACCCCCGAGTTCTGCAAAAAAGTGGCCTCCAGCATGCAAGTTGGTGCCCATCTTGCCACTTACAGTGCTGCGGGAGCCGTGCGCAGGGCGTTGCAGGACGCTGGTTTAATAGTCAGCAAACACAAGGGACTGACTGGAAAACGGGAATTTGCCACTGCAGAGAAGCCCCCCTCATGAAACCCCTGATTGTGGTTGGGGGCGGCATTGCTGGCAGTTCGCTGGCTTATTTCGCTGCCAGAGCAGGCATCCAGACCATCCTGATTGATGCTGGAAAACACACAGCAAGCGATGTTCCCAGTGCCCTGATCAATCCAGTACGCGGTCAGAACGGCCATGTGGTGGAGGGTGGTCTGGAAGGAGCGCAGTTTACTTTTGCCTTGCTGGATGAATTGCAAAAGCAGGGATTTGAAGTTCCCCACTCCAGAGCAGGTGTATACCGGCCTGTTCCAGACGAAAAAACCTTTCTGAAATGGGTGAAAAACCTGCCTGAGGGTTATCCACATGAATGGCTGGACCGGGCACCCCTACAAACAAACCTGCAGGACCACTGGCACAAAGTGCTGTTTTTGCCTGTGGGGGGATGGGTGGATGGCAAGGCTTTCTGCACAGCTTTGCAGGAAGCCAGCAAGGCGCAAATTCTCAGACAGACTGCAGTCAGCATCAGGCCAGATGGAGTTGTGCTGCAAGATCAAACTTTTTTGCAGGGCACAGTGGTATTCTGCGGAGGAAGCCATGGTGCCACGCTGGCCGGTTTCGCTGGCACCCACAGGAGAGGCAGTTTGCTGCTTCTGAACGACACCCTCTCTCCCCTGCCTGTGAGTTTTGGCATTTACGCCACGCCCTCGCGCAAAGGAGGTGTCCTTGGGTCCACTTTTGAAACCCCCAGCACCGAATGCCGTCCTTACGGCCTCCCGCTCAGCTCCTTAAGCTGGCTGATGGAAAAAGCCCGTTTGACCTTCAAAACCCTGCAACCTGACCTCTCCGGGGTCTGGACCGGAGTGA
This window of the Deinococcus roseus genome carries:
- a CDS encoding PIG-L deacetylase family protein, with amino-acid sequence MKGKFKIRLQRDRWNPLNTLIFVLIFCLFLAAGINGWGFLFTGKWVVAGVEHAAKQLPDHAPVRGKVLILSPHPDDETLAAGGLIQDVLQHDGDVVVIFLTNGDGFPWDARYSSGKLMVNASVYLKLGRERQNEATLATNTLGVPARNVYFLGFPDRGLRSVYLTNYLIPFKSRYTQVDHVPYANAYKPGSPYTGQELEKQVLAIARKFNPDVIMAPTPLDQHPDHQATSYMSSRVLSELPHTKILYYLVHGGVEWPLPKGYHPDLPLSPPAETIQGIEWQKYPLTSAQQKQKYRAMLFYKSQVQILGRFMQAFSRENELVLPPVMDVHNDRTNP
- the mnmD gene encoding tRNA (5-methylaminomethyl-2-thiouridine)(34)-methyltransferase MnmD, translating into MIEQTPDGSLTVFSEKYQQHYHSSHGAQTQANVVYLQGSRTHLHPAPKVLEVGFGVAMNFLTTLQDAVSRGVPLHYLAFEFDPVPAEMLREYTQAHPMSGHAVWQKVLELWGQSFQFVLENITVEVRVEDVTRAEFPEDWATGFYLDGFSIAVNPEVWTPEFCKKVASSMQVGAHLATYSAAGAVRRALQDAGLIVSKHKGLTGKREFATAEKPPS
- a CDS encoding NAD(P)/FAD-dependent oxidoreductase, yielding MKPLIVVGGGIAGSSLAYFAARAGIQTILIDAGKHTASDVPSALINPVRGQNGHVVEGGLEGAQFTFALLDELQKQGFEVPHSRAGVYRPVPDEKTFLKWVKNLPEGYPHEWLDRAPLQTNLQDHWHKVLFLPVGGWVDGKAFCTALQEASKAQILRQTAVSIRPDGVVLQDQTFLQGTVVFCGGSHGATLAGFAGTHRRGSLLLLNDTLSPLPVSFGIYATPSRKGGVLGSTFETPSTECRPYGLPLSSLSWLMEKARLTFKTLQPDLSGVWTGVRYSGATLPEDLLTLTALGSKGFLLGPKLARDRVEQTLIPLLHQ